CGGACGGGAGGCTTTGGGACCGAAGAACCGGAAGTTATTGAAACTGCGCGTAAACAGATAGCTGGCCCCGTAAGAAATGGCATTGGGCGTGCCGGCGGTGGAGGTGATCTGGTTTTGAATATTACGATTATACATGCGCAGACGTTGGCTGCCATCGTCGGTAAGCCAATATTCCAGCGTCCAATCCAACAATAAACTCGTGGCGTCGTATTGGTTTTGCCCGTACGAAAGTCGCCCATCGCGGGTAATGCGGAAGCGGTCGTTCAAAAACCGGTACGAAAACCGTAATTGGAGGTTATTGATGTTGTTGGGATTGGTTTCGTTAAAATTGAGATTCAGGCCCGAAACGCCCAGCTCCAGATTCTCATTGATGGAAGAGCCCCATTTGCTCAACTGACTCGTCACCATTTCGCTCAGGCTGTTGGTCAGGCCGGAGGCTGATTGCAACAGAATGTTGTTTTGGTCTGAGATCAATTGACCAAACAACAGCATACTGCTCACCTGCTGCGATAAGAACTGCTCATCGCGCTTAAGGCGCTCTTCTACTGCCGTAATGGCGTATGACTTATCGGAAGGGTATTCCTTAAATTTGAGATTATAAGAAATCTGCGGAGAAAGCATTTTTTCACTCAAAGCGATCGTCACCTCTACGGGGTAGCGTCGGGAATTCAGCTCGTTGCCCGTGCTTGAGGTGCCCGTCTGCAGCAGCGGAGCCAACAGCACGTTGGAGGTATAGCTGGCTTTTACGTCAAGTACGGCTCCGTAGGGGTCGCCGGTCCAGGAGATACGGCTGCCTTTTTGGATCTGAAATTTTTTGTTGATGACGTTTTGGAGGGTAAAGAGATAATCTCCGTTTTGGATCTCATAGGCACCGCTCATGTTGAAATCGCCGCGCGTGTCTATTTTGAGATTGATCAGACCGCGTCCGTAGGCTTTGATGGCATCGCCCGTTTGGCGGTCAAACTGAATTTCGCAGTAGGCGTCGGGGGTCATGTTCAATCGAAAATCCATTTTAATGAGACTTTCTTCGGCCGGGATGATCTTCTCTTTGCCGGTGGCTTGTTTATTGGCTGTATCGGGCAGAGCAGAGACAAACTGTACAAAATCTTCAGACGCCACTTCGGCGGCACCGTCGAGCGGAATGTAGATCTTTGTGCCTCGGTTACTGGTCAGATCGGCGTTAATCTTGAGATTATTGATGGGGCCGAATACCTCCATTTTTCCCGTGGCGTAGGCGCTGCCGTAAAACAGTTCATTGTCCCGAATATTGGTATTGAGGATTTTGAAATTGCGCATATCTGCATCAAAGCCCAGCGAAAATTTATTGAAACTGTCGTGATACACGCCGCCCCGCACCGTGGCCGTATTGCCTTCGGGGTCGGTCAGGCGCAGGTTCCGAACCCGAATGTCACTTTCGCCGAAATACACTTTATCTTCAAAGGAAAATACGGATTTGAGGTAATCAAATGTCAGGCGACCCTGTTTAACATCCACTGTTCCGTTCAGTACGGGTGAGGTAGCAGGTCCGGTAATGGAAACCGTTCCCAAGGCGCGTCCGCTCAGGTCAGAGATCAGACCTCGGGCAAACGGCTCCAACAGTTGAAGGTTGGTTTCGTTAAAATGGGCCTTTAAATCCAACGCATCGGCCTGATCGGGGGTATATGTGCCCGTGATGGACAGTTCGCGTTTGGCCTTCGAATCCAGGTGAATATCTACGTGTAGGTGTTTGTCGACGGGGTCCCATTCGCCGGTACCGGTAAGATTGCCCATCAGGAAGTTATTATACGTCAGTTTCTGCACGTCGGCTTTGCTGTCGAAGATCAGCGTACGGTACAGATCCCGCATCGTCACGCTCCCGTTGGCGGTCCCGGCCAGGTTGACGTTGATAAGCGGGGTCAGGGTGGCCAGTTCAAAATTACGGGTTTCAAAGGTAAGAGTTTTGACAGAGTCGGTCGAAATTTCACCGTTCAGTGCAATGAGCTGATCTTTGCCGTTGGGTTTCAGGTTTACATTGCTGAACGTAACCAGAGGGCCGATGATGGTAATGAGGTTGTCGGCATCAATGTTCCAATCTTCTTCCAGCAAACGAAGTTTGGATTTCCTGAATTGCAGATAAAGGTAGTCGCCCACAAATCGAAGTTCGCCGTTGAGCGTGGCGCGATTCGACGTTTTTTGTTGGCGCAGCGTACTCCTGAAATTGATATGGTCCGTTTCCCAGGCCGCTTCGATGGAAAGTCTTTCAGTTGGGGCAATTCCCACTAACTGTTGTTTTTTTGAACTGATGATCGCCGACGCAAGTACTTCCGGACTAAGGGTAAATTTGGAGGTATTAAGGTCAATTTCTGACGAATAAAACGAGTTGTTACCGATTTTGAGCGTATCAAACTGACCCGCCATGGAGAAAATAGACGTATTGTCGATGGTCAATACGCCTTCGGCCACCGCCCCTTCCGATACATACCCGTCCGGATACAGGAAGGCCAGCAGTTGATCCATTTTTTTGGTTTTAAGGCGATAATTAACGCTGTATCGCTGCCAAAAAGGCTTCTTTGCTTTTTTGTCTTCGTAGTATTGAACACGCTTTCCTTCGTCGCCGAAGAAATACATTTCGTATTCGTTAAACAACCGGGCGAGGTCTTTTACCGCTTGGGTGGGTTGAAAGATACCCTCGGCCCCGAAATTAAAAAATTCGGAAGTAATGGAAAGCCGCCGAAGGCCGTTGTCTAAGCGGGAGTCGATCAGCAGCGTATCCACCACGATGTTACGTTTTTTGAGGGTAGCGTAGCTGTTCAAAAAGTTGGCTTTCCCTACAAGCTCATCCATGGTATTTCCTTCCAGATCAACGTTCAGTTCGGTATGGATCAGCAGCGAATCGGCCACGAATTTGAGGGCGCGGAGGTCGGCGCGCTGAATGAATCCTTCTGCGTGGTAGACATATCTGTCTTTGGAAAAATCAAAAGCGCCGTCTACATCGGCAATGAGATTGGAGTCTTTGACGATGACCGAGCCTTTGAAAAACTTATTTTTAAGCGTACCGTTCAGGTACACGTTACGGTACTCATAGTCATTGTAGCGGAGGCGCGGAACGCGGCTGTCGAGAGTAAGCGCAGCGGTTTTGACGGAAAAGCCTTTGCCGCTTATTTTTCCGTTAAGTTCAATTTGGGAGAAGGCATCATCATCGATCAACTTGCCCAAGTCAAAATTCTGTGTGTTGAGGTCAGCGGTGTAGGTGGGGATTTTGGCCGTCAGATTCATGTCCAGTTCTTTGACATTGACGCGTCCCAACGCACTCCTAAAGTCACCATTGAGTTTGAAGCGATCAATGGTACCGTTGTATTTTCCCGAAAAATCAACTACGCCGAATTTCTGAACCAGATCATTAAATGACTTTTCCGGATAATACTGCCGAAGATCAGCGGCATCAACGCGGGTATTTTTAAGGTCAAAAGACATGACCGACGTGGCAAATTCAGTAACACCACGGAAAGCAATATTGCCGCGTATCACGCTGTTTTTGCCAAAACGTAAATTGGTCTCTGACAATTTGAAATCATTGACCGTGCCGACAAAGTTGCCGTTGGCATGCCAGGTTTCATCCAATGTGAAAAGATAATCGGCAAACCACCCCAAGTCTTCGGACCGAACGTGCGTGCTGTCCAGGTGCGCCCGCATCAGGACTTTTTCGTTAAAATCGCCGAAAGCGGCGGGTGAGTCGTAGTTGAACGAAATGTA
Above is a window of Runella slithyformis DSM 19594 DNA encoding:
- a CDS encoding translocation/assembly module TamB domain-containing protein, which gives rise to MKRFLWYIGNALFILLVAVMLLTEVVVLGIQFPAIQTEVVDRVAKWLSKELQHPTSVGRVNVQWFDAVSLESVTILDRNGRPMIDVARIDINHDFWSLIFSKGKKTFGTTLDEATLYKPSVWLVKNPKTGELNLDAFIARIEELTANPNAPGVKDQNVPFVIKKVHLIDGSFRWDDPREKQMPGKTFDYNHFTLKSINGEAKNFLILGDTIALNVRNLRTFDKRTNLTVKGLDSKVLYCRTKLELAALNARIGNSVIGNYISFNYDSPAAFGDFNEKVLMRAHLDSTHVRSEDLGWFADYLFTLDETWHANGNFVGTVNDFKLSETNLRFGKNSVIRGNIAFRGVTEFATSVMSFDLKNTRVDAADLRQYYPEKSFNDLVQKFGVVDFSGKYNGTIDRFKLNGDFRSALGRVNVKELDMNLTAKIPTYTADLNTQNFDLGKLIDDDAFSQIELNGKISGKGFSVKTAALTLDSRVPRLRYNDYEYRNVYLNGTLKNKFFKGSVIVKDSNLIADVDGAFDFSKDRYVYHAEGFIQRADLRALKFVADSLLIHTELNVDLEGNTMDELVGKANFLNSYATLKKRNIVVDTLLIDSRLDNGLRRLSITSEFFNFGAEGIFQPTQAVKDLARLFNEYEMYFFGDEGKRVQYYEDKKAKKPFWQRYSVNYRLKTKKMDQLLAFLYPDGYVSEGAVAEGVLTIDNTSIFSMAGQFDTLKIGNNSFYSSEIDLNTSKFTLSPEVLASAIISSKKQQLVGIAPTERLSIEAAWETDHINFRSTLRQQKTSNRATLNGELRFVGDYLYLQFRKSKLRLLEEDWNIDADNLITIIGPLVTFSNVNLKPNGKDQLIALNGEISTDSVKTLTFETRNFELATLTPLINVNLAGTANGSVTMRDLYRTLIFDSKADVQKLTYNNFLMGNLTGTGEWDPVDKHLHVDIHLDSKAKRELSITGTYTPDQADALDLKAHFNETNLQLLEPFARGLISDLSGRALGTVSITGPATSPVLNGTVDVKQGRLTFDYLKSVFSFEDKVYFGESDIRVRNLRLTDPEGNTATVRGGVYHDSFNKFSLGFDADMRNFKILNTNIRDNELFYGSAYATGKMEVFGPINNLKINADLTSNRGTKIYIPLDGAAEVASEDFVQFVSALPDTANKQATGKEKIIPAEESLIKMDFRLNMTPDAYCEIQFDRQTGDAIKAYGRGLINLKIDTRGDFNMSGAYEIQNGDYLFTLQNVINKKFQIQKGSRISWTGDPYGAVLDVKASYTSNVLLAPLLQTGTSSTGNELNSRRYPVEVTIALSEKMLSPQISYNLKFKEYPSDKSYAITAVEERLKRDEQFLSQQVSSMLLFGQLISDQNNILLQSASGLTNSLSEMVTSQLSKWGSSINENLELGVSGLNLNFNETNPNNINNLQLRFSYRFLNDRFRITRDGRLSYGQNQYDATSLLLDWTLEYWLTDDGSQRLRMYNRNIQNQITSTAGTPNAISYGASYLFTRSFNNFRFFGPKASRPEVPPPPAPKTNSGRLTTYRNSVNSKP